In the Gemmatimonadota bacterium genome, GCTGCTGCCGCTCTCAAATTGCCGTCGTAGAGTCGGGCGACGGGTTGACCGGCTATGACGGAGTCACCGGGTTCTGCGAGGATTTCGTGGATGTCCTGGCTCATGGGCGAGTTGATATATATTTTGTCTCCCGGTTCTACAATGCCTTGAGCCATCACAATATCGTCAATCTGGATCAGTGCGAGGGCGAGTGCAATGGCCCCAATCACACCGAAGACCCAGAGTAGCCATTTGACGATTCTGCCTTTTCGGCGACGGCGCATCATGGGATTATTTTTTCCCTTTTGCTTGACAGATTTTGGGAGAATGGTATATTTTCCCATTCTCAACCAAAATTCTGGATGGGCGCGTAGCTCAGGCGGTAGAGCAACGGCCTTTTAAGCCGTGGGTCGCAGGTTCGAATCCTGCCGCGCTCACTATTACAAAATGGCCCTGAATCACAATAATTTCAGGGCTTTTTTTGCGCCCATTGCGAGTAAAGATAGTAAATAAATCTATTATATTGTTTTGCAAAGGTCAAGAAAGTTATAAATAAAAATAATGATTTGGAACCGCGATATTGCGCGACAACTTGACATCACAACGGGTATTAAATATATTGTGAATCAACGAACTCAAGAATAGGAGATGTTTGTGCTTACCCGAGAAAAATTAAACGCGCAATCCCTGGCTCTTGAAACGGCACCTCTGGAAGATATTTTGATCTGGGCATGGGAGACGCTGGGTTCCCGCGTGGCGTTTGGTACTGCTTTTGGTGCCAGTGGCATGGTTTTGCTCGACGTGATGCAAAAGGTTGCGCCGCAAATTCCCGTATTTACAATTGACACGGGTTTTCTGTTTCCCGAGACCCTGAGTTTGATCGACCGCGTGGAGGCGCGCTATGGGATTGAGATTGAGCGGGTGCATTCTCGTTTGAGTGTTGAAGAGCAAGCGCGTGATTACGGTGATGAACTCTACAGACGGGATGCCGACCGGTGTTGCTGGCTGCGGAAAGTCGAGCCTTTGCAGCGCAAGTTGTCCCAGTTGAATGGCTGGATTAACAGCCGCCGGCGAGATCAGAGCGATACCCGCAGCCAAATTCCCATTCTGGAATACTATGAAACAGATGGGCGCGCGTTGCTCAAATTGAATCCCATGGCTCCGTGGACGCGCAAACAGGTCTGGGATTATATTGTCGAACACGATGTG is a window encoding:
- a CDS encoding phosphoadenylyl-sulfate reductase, whose amino-acid sequence is MLTREKLNAQSLALETAPLEDILIWAWETLGSRVAFGTAFGASGMVLLDVMQKVAPQIPVFTIDTGFLFPETLSLIDRVEARYGIEIERVHSRLSVEEQARDYGDELYRRDADRCCWLRKVEPLQRKLSQLNGWINSRRRDQSDTRSQIPILEYYETDGRALLKLNPMAPWTRKQVWDYIVEHDVPYNPLMDQGFATIGCWPCTKAVDGCVDERAGRWAGSDKTECGIHTFLQPIDAAVNAVPVES